GTGCAAGACCGGATCTTGTGGTTTTTACATATCAAGGCGATGGAGACCTGGCAGCCATTGGAACTGCAGAGACAATTCATACAGCAAATAGAGGAGAAAGGGTTACCACAATATTTATAAACAACGCAATATATGGTATGACAGGTGGACAAATGGCTCCAACAACCTTGCTTGGTATGAAGACCACGACATCTCCGTATGGCAGATCACCAGAAAAAGAGGGTTATCCTGTACATATCTGTGAGATATTGAAAGAACTCAAAGGAGTAGCTTTCTTAGCACGTACAAAAGTTACAACGCCAAAGGATGTTTTGACAACAAAGAAGTATATTAAGAAAGCCTTCTTAGCTCAGATAAAAGATATAGGCTATGGACTGGTCGAAGTTTTGTCAACCTGTCCAACAAACTGGGGTATGCCTCCTATAAAAGCCATGCAGTGGCTTGAACAAAATATGGTGGTAGAATATCCTCTTGGTGTCTTCGTGGATAAGGTTGGTGAAGACAAATGACACACAGTATAATCTTTGCTGGTTTTGGAGGACAAGGAGTTATGCTCATGGGGCAGGTACTCGCCCAAGCGGGTATGAATGAGAATAAGTATGTAACATGGTTCCCATCTTATGGTCCAGAGATGCGTGGAGGAACGGCAAATTGTACAGTGGTTGTCAGTGAAGAACCTGTCGCCTCACCAGTTGTGGAGATGCCAACCGAAGTTGTGGCGATGAACATACCTTCGCTTTTGAAGTTCGAATCAAAAGTCAAGAAAAATGGTTGTCTGTTTATAAATATTTCAGTTGTTGATAGAAAACCTCAAAGATCTGACATCGAGGTTTATGAGGTGCCCGCGAATGATATCGCCGAAAGACTGGGAAACCTCAAAGTCGCAAATATGGTAATGCTTGGTAGCTTTGTTCAGGTAACAAAATGCGTTAGCATAGATTCTTTGATTGAAGCTGTGAAGTACAAACTTTCCTTAAGAAATTCCGAGATTATCGAACTTAATATCAAAGCGATCTTTGAAGGAGCAAAACACGTAGGCGGATAAGATAGACCCACCCATTGGCCGGAGCGAAGCTCCGGCATTTTTTTATTCTTCGTAAATCATCTTTACTGTCATACCACCATCAACTGTAAAATTAACGCCCGTGATAAAACCTGATTTCTCATCATCTGCGAGAAATAAACACAAGTTGGCTATATCCAAAGGATCGCCAACTCTTCCCGCTGGATGTTGTGAATGATCTATAGGTCTCAATTGTGGTTCTTTCCTTAATTGTCTCTTTTTCCATAGAGAGGTCTCTATCCAACCTGGACTTATGCATACCACTCTTATTCGATATCTTGCAAGGCTTATGGCAAGTGAATGTGTTAAGGCAACGACACCACCTTTTGATGCAGAATATGGTTCAGTATCTGGTTCTGACTGAAATGCCCTCGTACTGGCTATATTGATGATCACACCACCTGGATTTTTAATCATTTGCTGTGCGCAATATTTTGAACAAAGATATGGACCAGTCAAGTTCACCTGTATGACTCTATTCCATTCTTCAAATGTTCTCTCAAAGATACTCTTTGTTGAACTTATCGCAGCGTTGTTAACAAGAACATTTATCCTTCCATAAATCTGTACAGTCCTTTCAACCATTGATCTTACAGAATCTTCATTGGAAACATCAGTTCTCACAAAAATAGCATCAAAACCTTTTTCTTTGAGAATAGATTCTCTTTCCCGACCGGCTTCTTCATCGAGTTCTGCTATGATAACTTTCATTCCATTAGCACAAAAACTCTCGGCGATTGCCGCGCCTATTCCTTGACCACCACCGGTGATTACAGCTACCTTATCTTTGAGCATGACGAACACCTCTCACAAGAGTTGTGATAGTTTCTCGTATGAAATTTGAGCTATTTGTCTTGCATCCAAATTCCAGTATTGTTCATTGAAAAGTTCCACGGATACTACTCCGCTGTATCCAATCTTTCTCAGTGTTTTGATGAAATCATTTAGCGGTAGTATTCCATCTGTTGGCATAACTCTATCTGAATCTTTGATTTCTCTACCTTCGATTTTTGGAAGGTCATTGATATGCACAATGAATATATCTTCGGGATCCGTTTGCTGCACATCTTCAAGGGTCGAGCTTCCCCCAAAAAGATGACAAGTATCAATTACAAGACCTACATTCTTTCGATCCACAGCTTTAACTATCTCTCTTGCAACACTCAACTTGTTTACAGAGCAATTCTGAAATCCAAGAAATTCAAAGGCGAGTTTTACATCGTAATGATCTGCCAGTTTTGAGAGTTCCTTCAGAACACCGATGGTTTCTCTTTTTATCTCTTCTTCTGGCAATCTCTCTTGGATAAAACCCGGAACGACTATGAGAACTTTGGCTCGAACATCTTGGGCTAACGCGCAAAGCATTTCACATTCTTCGAGTTTTTCACCAAAATCCTTGCTAAAGGTTGCCTGTTCAAGTGAATTAATTGTATAAGGCTCAATGGCATTTTTCACAAAATCTTTGACGATATCCTCCACGCTGTGCCATTTCATGGCGTCAAATAACTTTGTTTTCCAGATCTCAAGCACATCGAACCCAGCGGCACTGGCTGAGGAAATATCACTAAATAGATCGTACTTCATGGAAGTAGCGCCGTTGAAACCTTTTAGCATAGATTCACCTCCCCACCAATTAACTGTAAAATGTTGAGATTTTCTTGGTCTTAATATTAGCACAAATTGAAAATCTTTTCGAATATAATTTTGTAGGGAGGAAAATATGTGAGAATAGTTTTTCTTGGCACAGCAGCTGCTGTTTCAACACCCAGTAGAGACAATACATCTCTTCTTGTGAACGATTTTCTCATAGATTGTTCTGGCAACTTGTTTGGAAAGATGAAAAAGGTCGGGTATGACCCTTTAAAACTCCAAGGCATAATCATAACCCATGGACATGTTGATCATATCTATGGATTGCCTTCTCTGATAGAGATGTTAAGGCTTTCAGGGAGAAGAGACCCATTAAAGATTTATGTTGGAAGACATTTCTATGAACTTACCGAAGTCTATCTTGAAATGCATGGACTTTTATACCAAGAAAAAGGTTTTGAGATAGAATTAAGAGCTGTTAATTACGAGAAACAGCTATTGATAAATGATTCGAAGATATCTATCGAGACATTTCCTGTAAAACATTCTGTTCCTAATATAGGTTTGAAAATCAGATCCAATGGAGTGACAGTTATATACACAAGCGATACTGAACTGTGTGAAGATATGATCGATCTTTTCAATGATGTAGATCTTTTGATACACGAATCAACTTGTAGTTATCTTTACTCGAAAAAAACTGAAGGTCATACGTGTGCTGAAGATGCTGCGAGATTCGCGCAGTTGTCTAACGCGAAAGTACTCTGTCTTGTTCACATCGGACCAGAAATAGATGGTAACGAAACAAAGTTAATCAATGAGCTCAAACAATATTTTCTCGGAAAGATATTAATACCCAATGATCTTGATAGAATAGTACTTTGAAGGGGGAAAGGAAATGACAAAGTTCAGCTATAAGAATGTCTTTTTGCTTGGTTTTGGTTTTTTTGGCATAAGCGTTCTTTGGCCTTTGTACAATGCCTATGTTCCAATTTTTCTGAAGGATTTTGCCCTATCTTCTTTCGTGATAGGTATAGTGATGACCATCGACAATCTTTTCGCAATCTTCATGCTCCCTTATATAGGTACACTGAGCGATCAAACTCGAACAAGATTTGGGAGGAGAAAGCCATACATCCTTTTTGGAGCACCGTTGGGAGCCTTGTTTTTCTGTTTGATACCTTTGATGCGTGATACAAAATCTTTATTTTTGATGATGACAGTGATCGTGATCATGAATTTTTCAATGGCGCTTTTCCGATCACCTGTAATAGCTTTGATGCCAGACAT
The DNA window shown above is from Thermotoga profunda AZM34c06 and carries:
- a CDS encoding thiamine pyrophosphate-dependent enzyme is translated as MEFTAIYKMPDSLSKKPFTYCPGCHHGIVHRLIAEVIDELGIREKTIIVAPVGCSVFAYEFFNLDGTVAPHGRATAVATGMKRARPDLVVFTYQGDGDLAAIGTAETIHTANRGERVTTIFINNAIYGMTGGQMAPTTLLGMKTTTSPYGRSPEKEGYPVHICEILKELKGVAFLARTKVTTPKDVLTTKKYIKKAFLAQIKDIGYGLVEVLSTCPTNWGMPPIKAMQWLEQNMVVEYPLGVFVDKVGEDK
- a CDS encoding 2-oxoacid:acceptor oxidoreductase family protein; protein product: MTHSIIFAGFGGQGVMLMGQVLAQAGMNENKYVTWFPSYGPEMRGGTANCTVVVSEEPVASPVVEMPTEVVAMNIPSLLKFESKVKKNGCLFINISVVDRKPQRSDIEVYEVPANDIAERLGNLKVANMVMLGSFVQVTKCVSIDSLIEAVKYKLSLRNSEIIELNIKAIFEGAKHVGG
- a CDS encoding glucose 1-dehydrogenase, which produces MLKDKVAVITGGGQGIGAAIAESFCANGMKVIIAELDEEAGRERESILKEKGFDAIFVRTDVSNEDSVRSMVERTVQIYGRINVLVNNAAISSTKSIFERTFEEWNRVIQVNLTGPYLCSKYCAQQMIKNPGGVIINIASTRAFQSEPDTEPYSASKGGVVALTHSLAISLARYRIRVVCISPGWIETSLWKKRQLRKEPQLRPIDHSQHPAGRVGDPLDIANLCLFLADDEKSGFITGVNFTVDGGMTVKMIYEE
- a CDS encoding MBL fold metallo-hydrolase; this translates as MRIVFLGTAAAVSTPSRDNTSLLVNDFLIDCSGNLFGKMKKVGYDPLKLQGIIITHGHVDHIYGLPSLIEMLRLSGRRDPLKIYVGRHFYELTEVYLEMHGLLYQEKGFEIELRAVNYEKQLLINDSKISIETFPVKHSVPNIGLKIRSNGVTVIYTSDTELCEDMIDLFNDVDLLIHESTCSYLYSKKTEGHTCAEDAARFAQLSNAKVLCLVHIGPEIDGNETKLINELKQYFLGKILIPNDLDRIVL
- a CDS encoding sugar phosphate isomerase/epimerase family protein produces the protein MLKGFNGATSMKYDLFSDISSASAAGFDVLEIWKTKLFDAMKWHSVEDIVKDFVKNAIEPYTINSLEQATFSKDFGEKLEECEMLCALAQDVRAKVLIVVPGFIQERLPEEEIKRETIGVLKELSKLADHYDVKLAFEFLGFQNCSVNKLSVAREIVKAVDRKNVGLVIDTCHLFGGSSTLEDVQQTDPEDIFIVHINDLPKIEGREIKDSDRVMPTDGILPLNDFIKTLRKIGYSGVVSVELFNEQYWNLDARQIAQISYEKLSQLL